In Pseudomonas asiatica, the following are encoded in one genomic region:
- a CDS encoding substrate-binding periplasmic protein: MRLLAVLFSGLLLCCAAAQAQVRNYDAIIAAGELKVAVYKDFAPYSFEDHGQPRGVDVVLAQALATALGVRLQLIWAPPGEKLDDDLRDYIWRGSPLRHQQLADLMMRVPYDHAYAQRRNEVGELENAQVVMFGPYQEERWQVAYDRRRLPSVASVAVFQQHPIGVEVDSVPSFYLTSVFNGMLSARTHHYPNVQQAFGAMQAGQVDAVMAMRGEVDWQLHQAADPQLALAENAYPNLGKQAWEIGMAVHESNRQLAYAVEEALETLIRDGRMKAIYASYGLRYQVPEMYQ, from the coding sequence ATGCGTCTGTTGGCGGTGCTGTTCAGTGGCTTGCTGCTGTGCTGCGCGGCGGCGCAGGCGCAGGTGCGCAACTACGACGCGATCATCGCCGCCGGCGAATTGAAGGTGGCTGTGTACAAGGACTTTGCGCCCTACAGTTTCGAGGACCACGGCCAGCCGCGAGGTGTCGACGTGGTGCTGGCGCAGGCCCTGGCCACGGCGTTGGGGGTGCGCTTGCAGCTGATCTGGGCGCCACCCGGGGAAAAGCTCGACGACGATCTGCGCGACTACATCTGGCGCGGCAGCCCGTTGCGCCACCAGCAACTGGCCGACCTGATGATGCGGGTGCCATACGACCATGCCTATGCGCAGCGGCGCAACGAGGTAGGCGAGCTGGAAAACGCCCAGGTGGTCATGTTCGGCCCTTATCAGGAGGAGCGCTGGCAGGTCGCCTATGATCGCCGCCGCCTGCCCTCGGTGGCCAGTGTCGCGGTGTTCCAGCAGCACCCGATCGGGGTCGAGGTGGACAGCGTGCCGTCGTTCTACCTGACTTCTGTGTTCAACGGCATGCTCAGTGCCAGGACCCATCATTACCCCAATGTGCAGCAAGCTTTCGGCGCCATGCAGGCCGGCCAGGTGGACGCGGTGATGGCGATGCGCGGCGAAGTTGACTGGCAACTGCATCAAGCCGCCGACCCGCAGCTGGCCCTGGCGGAAAACGCCTACCCGAACCTTGGCAAGCAGGCCTGGGAGATCGGCATGGCGGTGCATGAAAGCAACCGGCAGCTGGCCTATGCGGTGGAGGAAGCGCTTGAGACGCTGATTCGTGATGGGCGGATGAAGGCGATTTATGCCAGTTATGGCCTGCGTTACCAGGTGCCGGAAATGTATCAGTAG
- a CDS encoding quinoprotein dehydrogenase-associated SoxYZ-like carrier, translating to MNWRATFLLACWMPWAAQSQASEPSNHKDPVPSVMWDFYHKQLLGQAAFVFDDRVKLLAPPFAEDARQVPLEIDARAFSGEVVRIIAWAELNPLPRIVDFQPGERVLPWLSIRIRVEQATPLRAAVLTRDGLWHVGSTLIDAAGGGCTAPSVVRTQPGWEEHLGEVLGGRYPRGDSSRLRLQVAHPMDNGLVSGIPEFFLNHAELQGADGQRLASLELYPAVSENPNLGFDIQGPGPTRLVLQDNSGNQFEAAVP from the coding sequence ATGAACTGGCGAGCGACTTTCCTGCTGGCCTGCTGGATGCCCTGGGCCGCACAGTCCCAGGCCAGCGAGCCGAGTAACCACAAGGACCCGGTGCCGTCGGTGATGTGGGACTTCTACCACAAGCAGCTGCTGGGCCAGGCCGCATTCGTGTTCGATGATCGGGTCAAGCTGCTGGCGCCACCCTTTGCCGAGGACGCACGCCAGGTGCCGTTGGAGATCGACGCTCGGGCGTTCAGCGGCGAAGTGGTGCGGATCATTGCCTGGGCCGAACTCAACCCGCTGCCGCGTATCGTCGACTTCCAGCCTGGCGAGCGCGTGCTGCCCTGGTTGTCGATCCGCATCCGCGTCGAACAGGCCACACCGCTGCGTGCCGCGGTGCTGACCCGCGACGGCCTGTGGCATGTCGGCTCGACCCTGATCGATGCTGCCGGCGGCGGTTGTACCGCGCCCAGCGTGGTACGCACTCAGCCCGGCTGGGAGGAACACCTCGGTGAAGTCCTGGGCGGGCGCTACCCGCGCGGCGACAGCAGCCGCTTGCGCCTGCAGGTGGCTCACCCCATGGACAACGGCCTGGTCAGCGGCATTCCCGAATTCTTCCTCAACCATGCCGAGTTGCAAGGCGCGGACGGCCAGCGCCTGGCCAGCCTGGAACTGTACCCGGCGGTCAGCGAAAACCCCAACCTGGGCTTCGACATCCAGGGTCCCGGGCCGACCCGGTTGGTGTTGCAGGACAACAGCGGCAACCAGTTCGAGGCGGCAGTGCCCTGA
- a CDS encoding quinoprotein relay system zinc metallohydrolase 1, producing MRCILLLLLCLGLPAWADLDYRLKPRQIAEGTWLLEGSTDNFAKDNGGNIVNTAFIVTDNGVVVIDSGPSKRYGEALRQAIAATTDKPVVEVLLTHHHPDHVLGNQAFADVPIGALAGTGELLRQQGEAMAENMYRLVGDWMRGTEVVLPTRVLEPGIHEVGGHRLRLLALGGHTGADLAILDESTGVLFAGDLVFYERALTTPNSPGLEVWLKDLDTLQALPWKQLVPGHGPLASDARPFAQMRDYLGWLDGLMRDGAARGDDMAEMIRSPIPERFAAISLTRYELIRSVSHLYPRYERQQLRRVDAKPPI from the coding sequence ATGCGTTGCATTCTGCTGTTGCTACTGTGCCTGGGCCTGCCGGCCTGGGCAGACCTGGACTATCGGCTCAAGCCCCGGCAGATCGCCGAAGGCACCTGGCTGCTGGAGGGCAGCACCGACAATTTCGCCAAGGATAACGGCGGCAATATCGTCAACACCGCGTTCATCGTCACCGACAACGGGGTGGTGGTTATCGACAGCGGGCCGTCGAAACGCTACGGCGAAGCATTGCGCCAGGCCATTGCCGCCACCACCGACAAGCCGGTGGTCGAAGTGCTGCTGACCCATCATCACCCCGACCATGTGCTGGGCAACCAGGCCTTTGCCGATGTGCCCATCGGCGCCCTGGCCGGTACCGGCGAGCTGTTGCGCCAGCAGGGGGAGGCCATGGCCGAGAACATGTACCGCCTGGTTGGCGACTGGATGCGCGGTACCGAGGTGGTGCTGCCGACCCGTGTGCTGGAGCCAGGTATTCACGAGGTGGGTGGGCACCGCCTGCGGCTGCTGGCGCTGGGCGGGCACACCGGTGCCGACCTGGCGATTCTGGATGAAAGCACCGGTGTGCTGTTCGCCGGCGACCTGGTGTTCTACGAGCGCGCATTGACCACGCCCAACAGCCCGGGGCTGGAGGTGTGGCTGAAGGACCTGGACACCTTGCAAGCGCTGCCCTGGAAGCAGCTGGTGCCTGGTCATGGCCCGCTGGCCAGCGATGCCCGGCCGTTTGCCCAGATGCGTGATTACCTGGGCTGGCTGGACGGGCTGATGCGCGACGGCGCGGCGCGTGGCGATGACATGGCCGAGATGATCCGCAGCCCCATACCCGAACGGTTTGCTGCTATCAGCCTGACCCGTTACGAGCTGATTCGCAGTGTCAGCCACTTGTACCCCCGTTACGAACGCCAGCAGCTGCGGCGTGTCGACGCCAAGCCCCCTATCTGA